DNA from Bradyrhizobium japonicum USDA 6:
GCCGGAATCGGCGCAGCCGCCGGAAAACTCGCCCTGGAGCGTGGCGAGGCCGACCCGTTTTGCGGCGGCTTGATAGCCCTCGAACAGCGCCTTCGACTCCGCGCTCTGCACCACCGGCACGAACTCGCCCTTCACCGTGAGCGTCGCGCTGGTACCCGGAACGTAGGACGTCGCGATGATCTTCTCGATCGCCGCCATGATCCTCGCACGATCCGCCGGATCGACATAGCGCAGGTCGATCTGGCCCTCGGCTGAGGGCGCCGTGGTGTTCACGGACTGCCCGCCCGAGACGAGACCGACATTCAGCGTGATGCCCTTGTCGAGATCGGTCAGCGCGTGGATCTGGACGATCTTGTGCGCGAGCTCGCCGATCGCGCTGACGCCCGCGGCGAAATTGGCGCCGGAATGCGCGGCCTTGCCGGTGATGGCAAAGTGCATGAAGATGCCGCCCTTGCGGCCGGTGACGATGTTGCCGGTCGGCCGTCCGGGCTCGGAATTGAACACGGCGCGTGCGGCGCGTCCCTCGCGCTCGATCACCGGGCGCGAGGAGGGCGAGCCGATCTCCTCGTCCGAGGTGATCAGCACCTTGATCGGATGCGGGCTGCCGCCGAATTTGTGGAAGGCGGTCGCCACGAAGATGTTCATCACGACGCCGGACTTCATGTCGGCAACGCCGGGTCCATAGGCGCGCTTGCCCTCAATCGTGAACGGACGCCGTCCGGCCTCGCCCTTGCCGAACACGGTGTCGCGATGGCCCATCAACAGCACCGGCTTCTCGTTGCTGCCGGGTTTGGCGACATCGGCATGGATCGCATCGCCGAAGGTGGCGTTGCTCTCGCGCCGGAACGGAATGCCATGCTCGGCAAAATGCCGCTCGAATCGCGCACCGACCGCATCGACGCCTTCCTTGTCGTAGGATCCGGAATCGATGTTCACGACATCGCGCAGCAGATCGATCATCGCCTGCCGCTGCGACGCCAGCCAGTCCGTGATTTGAGCTTCCGACATGTTCATCCTCGCGTGGTTCTCACGCGGGGTTATAGAGTGTTGCCCGGCCGCGACCTAGTCGCCGGATGCGGTGCGGCCATGTGTTCGCTCCATCACCGTCAACCCTAAGGCGCCCGCAAAGCGGGCCTCGAAGGGCGGCGGCCCGGCTGCATCGGGGCCGTGCATCCTTCGAGGCTCCCCATGGGACGCGCTGCGTCCCACGCCTCGCACCTCAGCGATTCGAGACTTACAAGGATGACGGAGCTTGAGCGTGCGGTGGACCACAAAACAAAATGCCCGGGACTGGGCCCGGGCATTCGTTCGTCAGCCTGTATGCTCTGAGGGATTACGCCCCCACCATCGGCATCCGCGGATATTCGCCCGGCGTTCCCGCCGGTGTGATCGGAATTCCGCCGTCGGAATATTCGTTGAGCTTGTTGCGCAGCGTGCGGATCGAGATGCCCAGGATATTCGCGGCATGGGTCCGGTTGCCGAGGCAGTGCTTCAGCGTCTCCAGGATCAGGTCGCGTTCGACGTCGGCGACGGTGCGCCCCACCAGTGCTCGCGTCACCTGCTCGGCGGCCATGGTCGCATGCGCCACGGCCGGCGCGGTCTTGGCGAGGTCGAGGCGGTCACCGTCCGGGGTGAGGATGGCGTCGGGCCCGATCTCGTCGCCCTGCGCCATCAGCACCGAGCGGTGCATGGTGTTCTCGAGCTCGCGGACGTTGCCCTGCCAGCGATTGGTGGAGAGCACGCGGCGCGCTTCCGCCGAGATCGGGCGCACCGGCACGCCGTTGGCTTCGGCATATTTCTTCACGAAATGCTGGGCGAGCTCGAGGATGTCGAGGGGACGCTCGCGCAGCGGCGGGATCTTCAGATTCACGACGTTGAGGCGGAACAGCAGATCCTCGCGGAACGTGCCTTCGCGCACGGCTTCCGCCAGGTTGCGGTTCGAGGTCGCGATGATGCGGATGTCCACCGGCACCGGCTTGGTGCCGCCGACGCGGTCGATCACGCGCTCCTGGATGGCGCGCAGCAGCTTCGATTGCAGGCGGACGTCCATCTCCGAGATTTCGTCGAGCAGCAGTGTGCCGCCGGTCGCTTCCTCGAACTTGCCGATGCGGCGCGCGATCGCGCCGGTGAAGGCGCCCTTCTCGTGGCCGAACAGTTCGGACTCGAGGAGGTGCTCGGGGATCGCGGCGCAGTTGATCGAGATGAAC
Protein-coding regions in this window:
- a CDS encoding M20 family metallopeptidase yields the protein MSEAQITDWLASQRQAMIDLLRDVVNIDSGSYDKEGVDAVGARFERHFAEHGIPFRRESNATFGDAIHADVAKPGSNEKPVLLMGHRDTVFGKGEAGRRPFTIEGKRAYGPGVADMKSGVVMNIFVATAFHKFGGSPHPIKVLITSDEEIGSPSSRPVIEREGRAARAVFNSEPGRPTGNIVTGRKGGIFMHFAITGKAAHSGANFAAGVSAIGELAHKIVQIHALTDLDKGITLNVGLVSGGQSVNTTAPSAEGQIDLRYVDPADRARIMAAIEKIIATSYVPGTSATLTVKGEFVPVVQSAESKALFEGYQAAAKRVGLATLQGEFSGGCADSGFTAAVGTPTICGLGPVGGLAHTPEEYLELDSIVPRAQALALAILRG
- the flbD gene encoding sigma-54-dependent transcriptional regulator FlbD; this translates as MRLLIVGTLKGQLTTATKIAMENGATVTHAEDHEQAMRVLRGGKGADLLLVDVALDIRDLVMRLEAEHIHAPIVACGITNDARAAVAAIHAGAKEYIPLPPDPELIAAVLAAVANDSRELVYRDEAMAKVIKLAQQIAGSDASVMVTGESGTGKEVLARYVHTRSARAKRPFISINCAAIPEHLLESELFGHEKGAFTGAIARRIGKFEEATGGTLLLDEISEMDVRLQSKLLRAIQERVIDRVGGTKPVPVDIRIIATSNRNLAEAVREGTFREDLLFRLNVVNLKIPPLRERPLDILELAQHFVKKYAEANGVPVRPISAEARRVLSTNRWQGNVRELENTMHRSVLMAQGDEIGPDAILTPDGDRLDLAKTAPAVAHATMAAEQVTRALVGRTVADVERDLILETLKHCLGNRTHAANILGISIRTLRNKLNEYSDGGIPITPAGTPGEYPRMPMVGA